From a region of the Streptomyces caniferus genome:
- the rocD gene encoding ornithine--oxo-acid transaminase — protein MTAPTRTARVHAPRSSAELIQAEGPVLAHNYHPLPVVVARAEGVWVEDVEGRRYLDMLAGYSALNFGHRHPALIEAAHRQLDQLTLTSRAFHNDRLAGFAEGLAELTGLDMVLPMNTGAEAVESGIKVARKWAYDVKGVPADRATIVVAGGNFHGRTTTIVGFSDDDTARIGFGPFAPGFRTVPYNDLAALEAAVDETTAAVLIEPIQGEAGVVIPDEGYLTGVRELTRRAGCLFIADEIQSGLGRTGTTLAVDHESVVPDMLLLGKALGGGIVPVSAVVARRDVLGVLGPGQHGSTFGGNPLAAAVGSAVVELLATGEFQRRAAELGERLRGGLAALTGKGVTGFRARGLWAGVDIDPGLGTGREISERLLKEGVLVKDTHGSTIRLAPPLTITAEELDGALESLARALG, from the coding sequence ATGACCGCTCCCACCCGTACCGCCCGTGTGCACGCCCCCCGTTCGTCGGCGGAGCTGATCCAGGCCGAGGGCCCGGTGCTCGCGCACAACTACCACCCGCTGCCCGTGGTGGTCGCGCGCGCCGAAGGCGTCTGGGTCGAGGACGTCGAGGGGCGCCGCTACCTCGACATGCTGGCCGGCTACTCGGCGCTGAACTTCGGCCATCGCCACCCGGCCCTGATCGAGGCCGCGCACCGCCAGCTCGACCAGCTCACCCTCACCTCCCGCGCCTTCCACAACGACCGGCTCGCCGGATTCGCGGAAGGCCTCGCCGAGCTGACCGGCCTGGACATGGTCCTGCCGATGAACACCGGCGCCGAGGCGGTGGAGAGCGGCATCAAGGTCGCGCGCAAGTGGGCGTACGACGTCAAGGGCGTCCCGGCGGACCGGGCGACGATCGTGGTGGCCGGCGGCAACTTCCACGGCCGGACGACGACCATCGTCGGCTTCTCCGACGACGACACGGCCCGCATCGGCTTCGGGCCCTTCGCCCCCGGTTTCCGCACCGTCCCGTACAACGACCTCGCCGCGCTCGAAGCGGCCGTGGACGAGACGACGGCCGCCGTGCTGATCGAGCCCATCCAGGGCGAGGCGGGCGTCGTCATCCCCGACGAGGGCTACCTCACCGGCGTACGCGAGCTGACCCGGCGGGCCGGGTGCCTGTTCATCGCCGACGAGATCCAGTCCGGACTGGGCCGCACCGGCACCACCCTGGCCGTCGACCACGAGTCCGTCGTGCCGGACATGCTGCTGCTCGGCAAGGCGCTGGGCGGCGGCATCGTCCCGGTCTCCGCGGTGGTCGCCCGCCGCGACGTGCTCGGTGTCCTGGGCCCCGGCCAGCACGGTTCGACCTTCGGCGGCAATCCCCTGGCGGCCGCGGTCGGTTCGGCCGTCGTCGAACTGCTCGCCACCGGAGAGTTCCAGCGCCGCGCCGCCGAGCTGGGCGAGCGGCTGCGCGGCGGCCTGGCCGCGCTGACCGGCAAGGGCGTGACCGGCTTCCGCGCCCGCGGCCTGTGGGCCGGCGTCGACATCGACCCCGGCCTCGGCACCGGCCGGGAGATCAGCGAACGCCTGCTCAAGGAAGGCGTCCTGGTCAAGGACACCCATGGTTCGACGATCCGGCTGGCCCCGCCGCTGACCATCACCGCCGAGGAACTGGACGGCGCCCTGGAGAGTCTGGCGCGGGCTCTGGGCTGA
- a CDS encoding family 2 encapsulin nanocompartment cargo protein terpene cyclase — MTQQPFELPTFYTPHPARLNPHLEAARAHSTAWARRMGMLEGSHIWEEKDLEAHDYALLCSYTHPDCDADALSLVTDWYVWVFFFDDHFLEKFKRTLDRKGGKEYLDRLPAFMPMDVTAPVPEPANPVEAGLADLWARTVPHMSVEWRKRFAESTEHLLNESLWELSNINIHRVPNPVEYIEMRRKVGGAPWSAGLVEYATGAEVPAAVAASRPLRVLRDTFSDGVHLRNDLFSYQRETEEEGELSNGVLVLETFLDCTTQEAADAVNDLITSRLQQFETTVLTELPALFLERGLDPKACADVLAYAKGLQDWQSGGHEWHLRSSRYMNGGGSAAGAAQTWSPFACGGLGTSAADLRTALTTAGALRLRSAAHVPHQKVGPSRIPDLFMPFTTTLSPHLAGARHRLLAWAHRMGLFGPQPGVPLSDVWDEPAMVRYDLALCAAGLHPDATPEQLDLEAAWLAWGTYADDYYPQVFGRTRDIAAAKACTARLSAFMPLDAAAAVPEPVNAMERGLADLWTRTAGPMTPDARRSFREAVDTMTASWLWEIDNQVLNRIPDPVDYIEMRRATFGSDLTMSLNRIGRDRQIPPEVFRTGTLRSLQNAAADYACLLNDVFSYQKEIEYEGEVHNGILVVQNFFDCDYPTALHIVHDLMTSRMHEFQHVAAHELPVVCDDFDLSPRAREALDGYVHELENWLAGILTWHRDCLRYTEPELRHPAGSPGRLGAPTGLGTAAARLFRSSAVGVA; from the coding sequence GTGACGCAGCAGCCTTTCGAATTGCCCACCTTCTACACGCCCCATCCGGCGCGGCTGAACCCGCATCTGGAGGCGGCCCGTGCGCACTCCACGGCATGGGCGCGCCGGATGGGGATGCTGGAGGGTTCCCACATCTGGGAGGAGAAGGACCTCGAAGCCCACGACTACGCCCTGCTGTGCTCCTACACCCACCCGGACTGCGACGCGGACGCCCTCTCGCTGGTGACCGACTGGTACGTCTGGGTCTTCTTCTTCGACGACCACTTCCTGGAGAAGTTCAAGCGGACGCTCGACCGGAAGGGCGGCAAGGAGTACCTCGACCGGCTGCCCGCCTTCATGCCGATGGATGTGACCGCGCCCGTTCCCGAGCCTGCCAACCCCGTGGAGGCGGGACTCGCCGATCTGTGGGCACGCACGGTGCCGCACATGTCCGTGGAGTGGCGGAAGCGGTTCGCCGAGAGCACCGAGCACCTGCTCAACGAGTCGCTGTGGGAACTGTCCAACATCAACATCCACCGGGTGCCCAACCCCGTCGAGTACATCGAGATGCGTCGCAAGGTCGGCGGCGCGCCCTGGTCGGCGGGCCTCGTGGAGTACGCGACCGGCGCCGAGGTGCCCGCCGCCGTCGCCGCCTCCCGTCCGCTGCGGGTACTGCGCGACACCTTCTCCGACGGGGTGCACCTGCGCAACGACCTCTTCTCCTACCAGCGGGAGACGGAGGAGGAGGGCGAACTGAGCAACGGCGTCCTGGTGCTGGAGACCTTCCTGGACTGCACCACCCAGGAGGCCGCCGACGCCGTCAACGACCTGATCACCTCCCGGCTGCAGCAGTTCGAGACCACCGTGCTCACCGAACTCCCCGCGCTCTTCCTGGAACGCGGCCTGGACCCGAAGGCCTGCGCGGACGTGCTGGCGTACGCCAAGGGGCTCCAGGACTGGCAGTCCGGCGGCCATGAATGGCACCTGCGCTCCAGCCGCTATATGAACGGCGGCGGGTCGGCGGCCGGTGCCGCGCAGACCTGGTCGCCGTTCGCCTGCGGCGGCCTCGGCACCTCGGCGGCGGATCTGCGGACCGCGCTGACCACGGCCGGTGCGCTCCGCCTCCGCAGCGCCGCTCACGTCCCGCACCAGAAGGTCGGCCCCTCGCGCATCCCCGACCTCTTCATGCCGTTCACCACCACCCTCAGCCCGCATCTGGCGGGGGCCCGCCACCGCCTCCTCGCCTGGGCGCACCGGATGGGCCTCTTCGGCCCGCAGCCCGGTGTGCCGCTGTCCGATGTCTGGGACGAGCCCGCGATGGTCCGCTACGACCTGGCGCTGTGCGCCGCCGGCCTCCACCCGGACGCCACCCCGGAGCAACTGGACCTGGAAGCCGCCTGGCTGGCCTGGGGCACCTACGCCGACGACTACTACCCCCAGGTCTTCGGCCGGACCCGCGACATCGCCGCGGCCAAGGCGTGCACCGCGCGGCTGTCGGCGTTCATGCCGCTGGACGCCGCGGCCGCCGTGCCGGAGCCGGTCAACGCGATGGAACGCGGCCTGGCCGACCTGTGGACGCGGACGGCGGGGCCGATGACCCCCGATGCGCGCCGGAGTTTCCGTGAAGCCGTCGACACGATGACGGCGAGCTGGCTCTGGGAGATCGACAACCAGGTCCTGAACCGCATCCCCGACCCGGTCGACTACATCGAGATGCGCCGCGCGACCTTCGGTTCCGACCTCACCATGAGCCTGAACCGCATCGGCCGCGACCGGCAGATCCCGCCGGAGGTCTTCCGCACGGGCACCCTGCGCTCCCTGCAGAACGCCGCGGCCGACTACGCCTGTCTGCTGAACGACGTCTTCTCCTACCAGAAGGAGATCGAGTACGAGGGCGAGGTCCACAACGGCATCCTGGTCGTCCAGAACTTCTTCGACTGCGACTACCCGACCGCGCTGCACATCGTCCATGACCTCATGACCTCGCGCATGCACGAGTTCCAGCACGTCGCGGCCCATGAACTCCCGGTCGTCTGCGACGACTTCGACCTCTCGCCCCGGGCCCGCGAGGCGCTCGACGGCTACGTCCACGAACTGGAGAACTGGCTGGCCGGCATCCTCACCTGGCACCGGGACTGCCTGCGCTACACCGAGCCCGAGCTGCGCCATCCGGCGGGTTCGCCGGGGCGGCTGGGCGCGCCGACCGGGCTGGGGACGGCGGCGGCCCGTCTCTTCCGGTCGTCCGCCGTGGGAGTGGCGTAG
- a CDS encoding nuclear transport factor 2 family protein, translating to MAPRPPFPPFDEPGALRKVQAAEDAWNTRDPERVALAYTEDSVWRNRDTFLTGRDEIVAFLRRKWARELDYALRKELWSYSGNRIAVRFQYESHDAAGQWWRSYGNELWEFDEEGLMRRREAGIHDVAITEAERRIFGPRPEEEQGQPLPFR from the coding sequence ATGGCACCACGCCCCCCGTTCCCGCCGTTCGACGAGCCGGGCGCGCTCCGGAAAGTGCAAGCGGCCGAGGACGCCTGGAACACCCGCGACCCCGAGCGGGTCGCCCTCGCGTACACCGAGGACTCGGTCTGGCGGAACCGCGACACCTTCCTCACCGGCCGCGACGAGATCGTCGCCTTCCTGCGCCGGAAGTGGGCCCGGGAGCTGGACTATGCGCTGCGCAAGGAGCTCTGGTCCTACAGCGGCAACCGCATCGCGGTGCGCTTCCAGTACGAGTCCCATGACGCGGCCGGCCAGTGGTGGCGCAGCTACGGCAACGAGCTGTGGGAGTTCGACGAGGAGGGACTGATGCGCCGCCGGGAAGCCGGCATCCACGACGTCGCGATCACGGAGGCGGAACGACGGATCTTCGGCCCGCGGCCGGAGGAGGAGCAGGGGCAACCGCTTCCGTTCCGCTGA
- a CDS encoding TetR/AcrR family transcriptional regulator, with translation MDLDEARVRILDAAEELFYDRGVQSVGMDELRATAGVSLKRLYQCFPAKHDLVEAYLRRRDTRWRAALAEYVAVHADDPADRPLVVFDWLHDWFSEPGFRGCAFINAYGELGATSDQVGRVAREHKDALLGYVTGLLRAVPVAEPGVLARQLVLLVDGAITSAALSGEPSAARRARTAAAALMGTAR, from the coding sequence ATGGACCTCGACGAAGCCCGCGTACGGATACTCGACGCCGCGGAGGAGCTGTTCTACGACCGCGGCGTCCAGTCCGTCGGCATGGACGAACTCCGCGCCACCGCAGGGGTTTCGCTCAAACGCCTCTACCAGTGCTTTCCCGCCAAGCACGACCTCGTGGAGGCGTACCTGCGGCGCCGCGACACCCGCTGGCGCGCGGCGCTCGCGGAGTACGTCGCCGTGCACGCCGACGATCCGGCGGACCGGCCGCTCGTGGTCTTCGACTGGCTGCACGACTGGTTCTCGGAGCCCGGCTTCCGCGGCTGCGCCTTCATCAACGCGTACGGGGAGCTGGGGGCGACCTCCGACCAGGTCGGCCGCGTCGCACGGGAGCACAAGGACGCACTGCTGGGGTATGTGACCGGCCTGCTGCGCGCGGTACCGGTGGCCGAACCCGGCGTGCTGGCACGTCAGTTGGTGCTGCTGGTCGACGGCGCGATCACCTCCGCCGCGCTCAGTGGCGAGCCCTCCGCCGCCCGCCGGGCCCGTACGGCGGCGGCCGCGCTCATGGGGACGGCGCGGTAG
- a CDS encoding amidohydrolase family protein — translation MGLTGAGGFLGASGPGGGEAAAADGSRGTTGPRPGQFRGRAQLLVPELLLLPEGPVRNRAVLVRDGKFRAIGPARQLIAEHRDLHPVRLDGHLLMPGFVDAHHHLTQSFGKARSFGRPSEIFKAIWEPLERALDEESAYVSAKLAALEALRGGFTTVADAGTRAPVDVRVIAQATEEAGIRCVLSKIVSSGEGGPAHLGRWDGHPLVHPSLAIAVPEDAPGAVIKRTADLCAEAGAVLQIHVNEHLASVERSLKSVGRRPVEYLHHLGALGPQTLGAHATLLTPSEMRLLADSGAAISYNPVASAWKGNGVAHATLLAAMGVRFGMGTDGTRGDGFRLVDAGETAQRLAYGMASGDSSCGAGRMWLEHATAHSADAVGLGKVTGEITVGKAADFLVVHLDVPELTPSYDLRWELVRLAQRDQIAAVVVGGRLRLWHGWPPDWDGPALVSRAARLGPEVVRRAGLHHVEPA, via the coding sequence ATGGGTCTGACCGGCGCGGGCGGCTTCCTCGGCGCCTCGGGCCCGGGCGGCGGGGAAGCGGCCGCGGCCGACGGCTCGCGCGGCACCACTGGGCCGCGGCCCGGACAGTTCCGCGGCAGGGCGCAACTACTGGTCCCGGAGCTGCTGCTGTTGCCGGAGGGGCCGGTACGGAACCGGGCCGTCCTCGTCCGCGACGGAAAGTTCCGCGCGATCGGACCGGCCCGGCAGCTCATCGCCGAGCACCGCGACCTCCACCCGGTGCGCCTGGACGGCCACTTGCTGATGCCCGGGTTCGTGGACGCGCACCACCACCTGACCCAGAGCTTCGGCAAGGCCCGGTCGTTCGGCCGGCCCTCGGAGATCTTCAAGGCCATCTGGGAGCCGCTGGAACGCGCGCTGGACGAGGAGAGCGCCTACGTGTCGGCGAAGCTGGCCGCGCTGGAGGCCCTGCGCGGCGGCTTCACCACGGTCGCCGACGCCGGGACCCGTGCCCCCGTGGACGTCCGGGTGATCGCGCAGGCCACGGAGGAAGCCGGCATCCGGTGCGTCCTGTCCAAGATCGTCTCTTCCGGCGAGGGCGGGCCGGCGCACCTGGGGCGGTGGGACGGCCATCCGCTGGTCCACCCCTCGCTGGCGATCGCCGTCCCCGAGGACGCGCCCGGCGCGGTCATCAAGAGGACCGCCGACCTGTGCGCCGAGGCCGGTGCGGTGCTGCAGATCCACGTCAACGAACATCTCGCCTCCGTGGAGCGCTCGTTGAAGAGCGTCGGCCGCCGCCCGGTGGAGTATCTGCACCACCTCGGCGCCCTCGGCCCGCAGACCCTGGGCGCCCACGCCACCCTCCTCACGCCCTCGGAGATGCGGCTGCTGGCCGACTCCGGGGCGGCGATCAGCTACAACCCGGTGGCCAGCGCCTGGAAGGGCAACGGCGTCGCCCACGCCACCCTGCTGGCCGCGATGGGCGTGCGCTTCGGCATGGGCACCGACGGCACCCGCGGCGACGGCTTCCGGCTGGTCGACGCGGGGGAGACGGCCCAACGGCTGGCGTACGGCATGGCGTCGGGCGACTCGTCCTGCGGCGCCGGCCGGATGTGGCTGGAGCACGCCACCGCACACAGCGCCGACGCGGTCGGGCTGGGCAAGGTGACCGGCGAGATCACGGTCGGCAAGGCCGCCGACTTCCTCGTCGTCCACCTCGACGTCCCCGAACTCACCCCCTCCTACGACCTGCGCTGGGAACTCGTCCGCCTCGCGCAGCGCGACCAGATCGCCGCGGTCGTCGTGGGCGGCAGGCTCCGTCTGTGGCACGGCTGGCCCCCGGACTGGGACGGCCCCGCCCTGGTGTCCCGCGCCGCACGACTGGGCCCGGAGGTCGTCCGCCGGGCCGGACTGCACCACGTGGAACCGGCCTAG
- a CDS encoding ATP-grasp domain-containing protein — translation MRLCFLVEEQYRHDGMPLDVIRQLDAWGHQVDVLWPGRSLISLSDAIQAGSHDAWVLKTVSGGPGLTLLEAAATAGLTTVNDVRAIRGVRDKALAAVIARGTGLPVPVTYAAARPEEFAEIPETEFPLVVKPADGSSGRAVRLVATPDRLRDPAEPTGTGDPGAPGDGLLIAQPYVPNSGTDLKVYSVAGELYATERCSPLHPAHAVRERQVPLTPEIARITAEIGTVFGLDLYGVDILLGPEGPVVVDINDFPSFRQVPDAVARVSAAILDLARNGTTGAAGRPVNGQLTAGQAGAMPSTATAAAPPFTAPPAPPVPPAPRAPRPAASIGGGR, via the coding sequence ATGAGACTCTGCTTCCTGGTGGAGGAGCAGTACCGCCACGACGGCATGCCGCTGGACGTGATCCGCCAACTCGACGCCTGGGGACACCAGGTGGACGTGCTGTGGCCCGGCCGCTCGCTGATATCCCTGTCCGACGCGATACAGGCGGGCAGCCACGACGCCTGGGTCCTCAAGACGGTCTCCGGCGGTCCGGGTCTGACCCTCCTGGAGGCCGCGGCGACCGCCGGACTGACGACCGTGAACGACGTCCGGGCGATCCGCGGGGTACGCGACAAGGCGCTGGCCGCGGTGATCGCCCGCGGTACGGGGCTGCCCGTCCCCGTGACGTACGCGGCGGCCCGGCCCGAGGAGTTCGCGGAGATACCCGAGACGGAGTTCCCGCTCGTGGTCAAGCCCGCGGACGGCAGCTCCGGGCGCGCGGTCCGCCTGGTGGCGACGCCGGACCGGCTGCGGGATCCCGCGGAGCCGACCGGTACCGGGGACCCGGGAGCGCCGGGCGACGGGCTGCTCATCGCCCAGCCGTATGTGCCCAACTCGGGTACGGATCTGAAGGTGTACAGCGTCGCCGGCGAGCTCTACGCGACCGAGCGGTGCTCCCCGCTGCATCCCGCGCACGCCGTACGCGAACGTCAGGTGCCGCTCACCCCCGAAATCGCCCGGATCACCGCCGAGATCGGCACGGTGTTCGGTCTCGACCTGTACGGGGTCGACATTCTGCTCGGCCCCGAGGGCCCGGTGGTCGTCGACATCAATGACTTCCCGAGCTTCCGTCAGGTGCCGGACGCGGTCGCCCGGGTGTCCGCCGCCATTCTGGATCTCGCCCGTAACGGGACGACAGGTGCCGCCGGCCGGCCGGTGAACGGGCAGTTGACGGCCGGGCAGGCCGGGGCGATGCCCTCGACGGCGACGGCCGCGGCACCCCCGTTCACCGCCCCTCCCGCTCCTCCGGTCCCTCCCGCCCCACGCGCCCCCCGGCCCGCGGCCTCGATCGGCGGGGGCCGATGA
- a CDS encoding ATP-grasp domain-containing protein, whose amino-acid sequence MRIGLVTADPGHPLLAAVTEVLTPGHRVEWLDPGGEAPGPDLSSLADVYLLKARTPRALALAALLEEHGAPVLNSAAATARCQDRVEMAEVARAAGLPFAATTAVATPGRLAAAGEPAAPLVIKSRFSRRHDLVTRADSAARLWELAAEWPDEPVVVQEFTANSGWDHKLWIVDGRLFAGLRRSELAPDGHGPTLPLPVGELPASWTDAALRAGEVFGLDVYGVDVLDAGGGAPLIVDINAFPGIRGQAGAPEALAELALRTAERGRTTTPGEGRTAAPGGRNSASPGERNWARPDERNSASPGERKLPEVSRN is encoded by the coding sequence ATGAGGATCGGGCTGGTCACCGCGGATCCCGGGCATCCGCTGCTGGCCGCGGTCACCGAGGTGCTCACCCCGGGGCATCGGGTCGAGTGGCTCGACCCGGGCGGCGAGGCGCCGGGCCCGGACCTCTCCTCGCTCGCCGACGTCTATCTCCTCAAGGCGCGCACGCCCAGGGCGCTGGCACTCGCCGCGCTCCTGGAGGAGCACGGCGCCCCGGTGCTCAACTCCGCGGCGGCGACCGCACGGTGTCAGGACCGCGTGGAGATGGCCGAGGTGGCCCGTGCGGCGGGGCTGCCGTTCGCCGCCACCACCGCGGTGGCCACGCCCGGCCGGCTGGCCGCGGCAGGGGAGCCGGCCGCTCCGCTGGTGATCAAGAGCCGGTTCAGCCGCCGCCATGACCTGGTGACCCGCGCCGACAGCGCCGCACGGCTGTGGGAGCTGGCCGCCGAATGGCCCGATGAGCCGGTCGTGGTCCAGGAGTTCACCGCGAACAGCGGGTGGGACCACAAGCTGTGGATCGTCGACGGCCGGCTCTTCGCCGGGCTGCGCCGGTCGGAGCTGGCCCCGGACGGCCACGGTCCGACCCTGCCGCTGCCGGTCGGGGAGCTTCCCGCGAGCTGGACCGACGCCGCGCTCCGGGCCGGCGAGGTCTTCGGCCTGGACGTGTACGGCGTGGATGTCCTCGATGCCGGCGGCGGCGCACCGCTGATCGTGGACATCAATGCCTTCCCCGGGATCCGCGGACAGGCCGGTGCCCCGGAAGCGCTCGCGGAACTCGCCCTGCGGACGGCGGAGCGCGGCCGGACGACCACCCCGGGCGAAGGAAGGACGGCCGCCCCGGGCGGACGGAATTCGGCGAGCCCGGGCGAACGCAATTGGGCGAGGCCGGACGAACGGAATTCGGCGAGCCCGGGCGAAAGAAAACTGCCAGAAGTCAGCCGTAATTAG
- a CDS encoding Lrp/AsnC family transcriptional regulator: MTHKAAPFDDLDRKIVAALIDNGRASFAEIGAAVGLSSTAVKRRVDRMRENNVITGFTATVRPAALGWLTEAYVEVYCDGAAPPRRLAEVVRNHPEIAAAMTVTGGADALLHVRATDVEHFEEVLERIRAEPFIRKTISYMVLSHLLPDSPEAGASQPSDRTAR; the protein is encoded by the coding sequence GTGACCCACAAGGCCGCGCCCTTCGACGACCTCGACCGCAAGATCGTTGCGGCGTTGATCGACAACGGCCGGGCGAGTTTTGCCGAGATCGGTGCCGCGGTCGGGCTGTCGTCCACCGCCGTGAAGCGGCGGGTGGACCGGATGCGGGAGAACAACGTGATCACGGGGTTCACCGCCACCGTCCGGCCGGCCGCCCTGGGCTGGCTGACCGAGGCGTATGTCGAGGTGTACTGCGACGGCGCGGCGCCGCCCCGGCGGCTCGCGGAGGTCGTGCGCAACCATCCGGAGATCGCCGCGGCGATGACGGTGACCGGTGGCGCCGATGCGCTGCTGCACGTACGCGCGACCGATGTCGAGCACTTCGAGGAGGTGCTCGAACGGATCAGGGCCGAGCCGTTCATCCGCAAGACGATCAGTTACATGGTGCTGTCCCATCTCCTGCCGGACAGCCCGGAGGCGGGCGCCAGCCAGCCCTCGGACAGAACCGCCCGCTGA
- the ddaH gene encoding dimethylargininase, producing MSRAARPRRYLVCEPRHFDVRYAINPWMSTDAPVDTALAGRQWETLMDAYRAHGHTVETVPPVATLPDMVFAANSALVVGGRVFGSYFHAPQRRPESTEYETWFKAAGYDVYRPESMCEGEGDLVPAGRYILAGTGFRTTPAAHREVQEFFGVPTIGLQLVDPYFYHLDTALFVLEETPKTGEANIAYYPGAFSTGSREVLRRLFPEAVLATRDDAMAFGLNSVSDGRHVFVAPQATGLIGRLSAHDYVPVPVDLSEFHKAGGGIKCCTQEIRS from the coding sequence ATGAGTCGTGCAGCGCGCCCCCGGCGCTATCTGGTCTGCGAGCCCAGACACTTCGACGTGCGTTATGCGATCAATCCGTGGATGAGCACGGACGCACCGGTGGACACGGCCCTCGCGGGGCGCCAGTGGGAGACGCTGATGGACGCCTACCGCGCCCACGGCCACACGGTGGAGACCGTGCCCCCGGTGGCCACGCTGCCCGACATGGTCTTCGCGGCGAACTCCGCGCTCGTCGTGGGCGGCCGCGTCTTCGGCTCGTACTTCCATGCGCCGCAGCGGCGGCCGGAGTCCACGGAGTACGAGACCTGGTTCAAGGCGGCCGGGTACGACGTCTACCGGCCGGAGTCGATGTGCGAGGGCGAGGGCGATCTCGTACCGGCCGGCCGCTACATCCTGGCGGGCACCGGCTTTCGCACCACACCGGCCGCACACCGCGAGGTGCAGGAGTTCTTCGGCGTACCGACCATCGGCCTGCAGCTGGTGGACCCGTACTTCTACCACCTGGACACCGCGCTGTTCGTCCTGGAGGAGACGCCGAAGACGGGCGAGGCGAACATCGCCTACTACCCCGGGGCGTTCTCGACCGGCAGCCGTGAAGTGCTCCGGCGGCTGTTCCCCGAGGCGGTGCTCGCCACCCGCGACGACGCGATGGCCTTCGGCCTCAACTCCGTCTCCGACGGCCGCCATGTCTTCGTCGCCCCGCAGGCCACCGGCCTGATCGGCCGGCTCAGCGCGCACGACTATGTCCCCGTCCCCGTCGACCTCTCGGAGTTCCACAAGGCCGGCGGCGGCATCAAGTGCTGCACCCAGGAGATTCGCTCATGA